From Caminibacter mediatlanticus TB-2, the proteins below share one genomic window:
- the msrB gene encoding peptide-methionine (R)-S-oxide reductase MsrB yields the protein MCECKNKLAEFEKYVICNKGTEPAFNNEYWDNKEAGIYLCKCCESPLFSSEHKFDSGTGWPSFYISIGEILEGPDFSGGMVRVEVMCANCKAHLGHLFGDGPSPTGLRYCINSVSLKFVSKYK from the coding sequence ATGTGTGAGTGTAAAAATAAATTAGCTGAATTTGAAAAGTATGTAATTTGTAATAAAGGAACTGAACCTGCTTTTAATAATGAATATTGGGATAATAAAGAAGCTGGAATTTATTTATGTAAATGTTGTGAGAGTCCACTTTTTAGTAGTGAACATAAATTTGATAGTGGTACAGGTTGGCCAAGTTTTTATATAAGTATTGGAGAAATTTTAGAAGGTCCTGATTTTAGTGGAGGAATGGTAAGAGTGGAGGTTATGTGTGCAAATTGTAAGGCACACTTAGGACATCTTTTTGGCGATGGACCATCTCCAACAGGACTTAGATATTGTATTAATTCAGTTTCTTTAAAATTTGTCTCTAAATATAAATAG
- a CDS encoding ParA family protein translates to MIISISNIKGGVGKTTTAVNLATIASLQGIKTLLIDADIQKACKIFFQIQQINNNFYKTEYKDLYILEDRNPKNLSKNYDLIIIDLPAGMNKKIKNCINKSDLIIIPTTPSILALNTYNQLVNYEIKNARILLNNVEKKETHKKVVELILKLPKSQYFRSYIPKSEHIENMPFLQKNIFKIAPNSHITKAYKKILEEII, encoded by the coding sequence ATGATTATAAGTATATCAAACATTAAAGGTGGTGTTGGAAAAACAACAACTGCTGTAAACTTAGCAACAATCGCCTCATTACAAGGTATTAAAACACTGCTAATTGATGCTGATATACAAAAAGCATGTAAAATTTTTTTTCAAATACAACAAATAAATAACAATTTTTATAAGACAGAGTATAAAGATTTATACATATTAGAAGATAGAAATCCTAAAAACTTATCTAAAAATTATGATTTAATTATCATAGACTTACCAGCTGGTATGAATAAAAAAATTAAAAACTGTATAAATAAAAGTGATTTAATAATAATACCAACAACTCCATCAATTTTAGCACTTAATACTTATAATCAATTAGTTAATTACGAAATAAAAAATGCAAGAATATTATTAAATAACGTAGAAAAAAAAGAAACTCATAAAAAAGTTGTAGAGTTAATATTAAAACTCCCTAAATCTCAATACTTTCGTTCATATATTCCAAAAAGTGAACATATTGAAAATATGCCTTTTTTACAAAAAAATATATTTAAAATTGCACCAAACTCCCATATAACAAAAGCATATAAAAAAATATTAGAAGAAATTATTTAA
- a CDS encoding LOG family protein, whose product MKFATTFGASKVEDERLYKEGIELGKFLAKKGYIVKCGGYGGLMEAVSRGVREEGGEVIGITLKQFEDIRDKNPYLTNKIVANDLYERLKLLIEGSEVFIIQKGSIGTLNELFMVWALKYGLGYNIRICLIGYENLENYNFIPKERLKDIEIYKNLEEFKKRF is encoded by the coding sequence ATGAAATTTGCTACAACATTTGGAGCTTCAAAAGTTGAAGATGAAAGATTATATAAAGAGGGCATTGAACTTGGTAAGTTTTTAGCTAAAAAAGGGTATATTGTTAAGTGTGGAGGATATGGTGGATTAATGGAAGCTGTTAGTAGAGGAGTTAGAGAGGAAGGAGGAGAAGTTATTGGAATTACTTTAAAACAATTTGAAGATATTAGAGATAAAAATCCATATTTAACAAATAAAATAGTTGCAAATGATTTGTATGAGAGATTAAAACTTTTAATAGAGGGGAGTGAAGTTTTTATTATTCAAAAAGGAAGCATTGGTACATTAAATGAATTATTTATGGTTTGGGCTTTAAAATATGGACTTGGGTATAATATAAGAATTTGTCTTATTGGATATGAAAATTTAGAAAATTATAATTTTATTCCAAAAGAAAGATTAAAAGATATTGAAATTTATAAAAATTTAGAAGAGTTTAAGAAGAGATTTTAA
- a CDS encoding DUF2018 family protein codes for MLNYEKKGEVMFDPFDENKTPRDKFFEIVYHANKNLVIEELEDVFKRLAALEILAEECYGDEVEQKINEIYFNKSDLLEETEQDLYIHSMANILTKNE; via the coding sequence ATGTTAAATTACGAAAAAAAAGGAGAAGTTATGTTTGACCCATTTGATGAAAATAAAACACCAAGAGATAAATTTTTTGAGATTGTTTATCATGCAAATAAAAATTTAGTAATTGAAGAGCTTGAAGATGTGTTTAAGAGGCTCGCAGCGCTTGAAATTTTAGCGGAAGAGTGTTATGGTGATGAAGTTGAGCAGAAAATAAATGAAATTTATTTTAATAAGTCAGATTTACTTGAAGAAACTGAACAAGATTTATATATTCATTCAATGGCAAATATTTTGACTAAAAATGAATAA
- a CDS encoding molybdopterin-dependent oxidoreductase yields MFCPLDCYDACQVRIEDNKIKGYGITPYLCYKLNNYFKYKKESLPKFNGKNIMLSYALNRLVDILKKTEPKKVLFIKGSGHMGIMQNITKLFFEKYGATFGVGSTCDGIGERGINYTRGKSLILPTWIIKNTKKVLIWGRNPYVTNIHLLPLIKNKKIFTIDAIESKTAKNSDNFLQVKPNSDFYLAILLSQMVIERNLIKRKDGVGFNKFKEIVFSYSKEELLKKIGVSFEEVENLLEFIKDGAVVLTGLGVAKCKECYKTTAAIDSLFFMLDYFGKKDSGVAFLGSSNYGIYNPIDISHKNEIALFDINLDDFDVIFIQGANPLVSFVNRNEWEKLKEKTTIVFGKYYDESAKIAKLFIPTKDFYEKKDIRGSYFDEYIRIMNNEKWKMNNKECISEYELTKFLFDAFSFDGLKEEEWYINEILNKSELEKVNETLYRKKIFNKPPYSDGFLTNDKKFHFLSKDFNYQQKPFEIVTAKYLKALNSQFERDEFLYINPDSNNIMLSFVEKNFDKNLIKYDEKLPLNIIYTKGGITINKVLKSKGENAYYEFD; encoded by the coding sequence ATGTTTTGTCCTCTTGATTGCTACGATGCCTGTCAAGTTAGAATAGAAGATAATAAAATAAAAGGGTATGGAATTACTCCATATCTTTGTTATAAGTTAAACAACTACTTTAAATATAAAAAAGAATCCCTTCCTAAATTTAATGGAAAAAATATTATGTTAAGTTATGCTTTAAATAGATTAGTTGATATATTAAAAAAAACTGAGCCAAAAAAAGTTTTGTTTATAAAAGGCTCAGGTCATATGGGCATAATGCAAAATATTACAAAGCTTTTTTTTGAAAAGTATGGTGCTACATTTGGAGTAGGGTCTACATGCGATGGAATTGGAGAGAGGGGGATTAATTATACAAGAGGTAAAAGTTTAATTCTTCCAACTTGGATAATTAAAAATACAAAAAAAGTTCTAATTTGGGGTAGAAATCCGTATGTTACAAATATTCATCTTTTGCCTTTAATAAAAAATAAAAAGATTTTTACTATTGATGCAATTGAGAGTAAAACTGCTAAAAACTCAGATAATTTTTTACAAGTAAAACCAAATAGTGATTTTTATTTAGCGATTTTACTATCTCAAATGGTAATTGAAAGAAATTTAATTAAAAGAAAAGATGGAGTAGGGTTTAATAAGTTTAAAGAAATAGTTTTTTCATATTCAAAAGAAGAATTATTAAAAAAAATTGGGGTTAGTTTTGAAGAAGTAGAAAATTTATTGGAATTTATAAAAGATGGTGCTGTTGTATTAACTGGTCTTGGAGTTGCAAAATGTAAAGAGTGTTATAAAACAACAGCAGCAATAGATTCACTTTTTTTTATGTTGGATTATTTTGGCAAAAAAGATAGTGGTGTTGCATTTCTTGGAAGTAGTAATTATGGGATTTATAATCCAATAGATATTTCTCATAAAAATGAAATTGCTCTTTTTGATATTAATTTAGATGATTTTGATGTTATTTTTATTCAAGGTGCTAATCCTCTTGTTAGTTTTGTAAATAGAAATGAATGGGAGAAATTAAAGGAAAAAACAACAATAGTTTTTGGTAAATATTATGATGAGAGTGCAAAAATTGCTAAACTTTTTATTCCTACAAAAGATTTTTATGAAAAAAAAGATATTAGAGGTAGTTATTTTGATGAATACATTAGAATAATGAACAATGAAAAATGGAAAATGAATAATAAAGAGTGTATTAGTGAATATGAACTTACAAAATTTCTTTTTGATGCTTTTAGTTTTGATGGGTTAAAAGAGGAAGAGTGGTATATAAATGAAATACTTAATAAAAGTGAATTAGAAAAAGTAAATGAAACATTGTATAGAAAAAAAATTTTTAATAAACCTCCTTATAGTGATGGATTTTTAACAAATGATAAAAAATTTCATTTTTTAAGTAAAGATTTTAATTATCAACAAAAACCATTTGAAATAGTTACAGCAAAATATTTAAAAGCTCTTAATTCTCAATTTGAAAGAGATGAATTTTTATATATAAATCCAGATAGTAATAATATTATGTTAAGTTTTGTTGAAAAAAATTTTGATAAAAATTTAATAAAATATGATGAAAAATTGCCATTAAATATAATTTATACAAAAGGTGGAATTACAATTAACAAAGTTTTGAAATCAAAAGGAGAAAACGCATATTATGAATTTGACTAA
- a CDS encoding malic enzyme-like NAD(P)-binding protein, giving the protein MSKTTITKEEALKYHSTPIPGKTAIQITKPVNNSKDLSLAYTPGVAYPCLEIDKNEELAYKYTNKSNLVAVITDSTAVLGLGELKPVAGKPVMEGKAVLFKKFAYIDAFDIELNVHSIDEIVNVISAISPTFGGINLEDIKAPKCFEIEKRLQKLCNIPIFHDDQHGTAIISAAAIINGCEITGKKLDEIKVVIIGAGAAGIAAAEMYKAIGINNIILVDSKGAVTTKRCDLNEYKQKFAVNENITTLEEAIKNADVVIGNSVANCITPDMVKKLNKNAMLFVMSNPDPEIKPELAREVRDDLIIATGRSDYPNQINNVLGFPFIFRGALDTYAKEINMQMKIAACFSLANLAKKSCPFYVKKAYNEIELRFGKDYILPKPFDRRVFVDVSVAVAKASIESGVSRIKVDNIDKWIEEYKLHLIKTLKEKEGIDYFEC; this is encoded by the coding sequence ATGTCTAAAACAACTATTACAAAAGAAGAAGCATTAAAATATCATTCAACTCCTATCCCTGGAAAAACAGCAATACAAATAACAAAACCTGTAAATAATAGTAAAGATTTATCTCTTGCATATACACCTGGTGTTGCATATCCCTGTTTAGAAATAGATAAAAATGAAGAATTAGCTTATAAGTATACAAATAAATCAAACTTAGTAGCTGTTATTACTGATTCAACTGCTGTTTTAGGACTTGGTGAGTTAAAACCAGTAGCAGGAAAACCTGTAATGGAAGGTAAAGCTGTTTTATTTAAAAAATTTGCATACATTGATGCCTTTGATATTGAATTAAATGTACATTCTATTGACGAAATAGTAAATGTAATAAGTGCAATATCTCCAACATTTGGAGGCATAAATTTAGAAGATATAAAAGCTCCAAAATGTTTCGAAATTGAAAAAAGATTACAAAAACTTTGCAATATACCAATTTTTCATGATGACCAACACGGAACAGCTATTATATCTGCTGCTGCAATCATAAATGGTTGCGAAATAACAGGAAAAAAACTTGATGAAATTAAAGTAGTAATCATAGGAGCTGGCGCAGCAGGAATTGCAGCAGCAGAGATGTATAAAGCAATAGGAATTAATAATATAATTTTAGTTGATAGTAAAGGTGCCGTTACAACAAAACGATGTGATTTAAATGAATATAAACAAAAATTTGCTGTAAATGAAAACATTACTACCTTAGAAGAAGCAATTAAAAATGCTGATGTAGTTATAGGAAATTCAGTTGCAAATTGCATAACACCTGATATGGTAAAAAAATTAAATAAAAATGCTATGCTTTTTGTTATGTCAAATCCAGACCCTGAAATAAAACCTGAACTTGCAAGAGAAGTTAGAGATGATTTAATTATTGCAACAGGTAGAAGCGATTATCCAAATCAAATTAATAATGTATTAGGTTTCCCTTTTATATTTAGAGGCGCATTAGATACATATGCAAAAGAAATAAATATGCAAATGAAAATTGCAGCGTGCTTCTCATTAGCAAATTTAGCAAAAAAATCATGCCCTTTTTATGTAAAAAAAGCTTATAATGAAATAGAATTAAGATTTGGAAAAGATTATATTTTGCCAAAGCCTTTTGATAGAAGAGTATTTGTTGATGTATCAGTTGCAGTTGCTAAAGCTTCAATTGAAAGTGGAGTATCAAGAATAAAAGTAGACAACATTGACAAATGGATAGAAGAATATAAATTACATTTGATAAAAACACTCAAAGAAAAAGAAGGAATTGATTATTTTGAGTGTTAA
- the ppk2 gene encoding polyphosphate kinase 2, translating into MEKININELYNPEYVLVGNKKMRLNDLINEYMELKRVNKKAIRKYLQEQELKPYQAELIKMQSYLEEKNLRMIVLFEGRDAAGKGGTIRRIVRYMNEKHYRVVALGKPSDVQKTQWYFQRYVEQFPRGGEIVFFDRSWYNRAMVEPVFGFCTPEQYRVFMQECPMFEKSLVMEETILVKIYLSISKEEQARRFEKRRKDPLRQWKLSEIDLQAQDKWDEFTEMKYKMLKATHTHYAPWTVIRSDNKHLARINAIKVILNAVDYPNKNKDLDYRYDDGIVVSGAREIEIMEADRKRSGKFVS; encoded by the coding sequence ATGGAAAAAATTAATATAAATGAGTTATATAATCCCGAGTATGTTTTAGTTGGTAATAAAAAAATGAGGTTAAATGATTTAATTAATGAATATATGGAATTAAAAAGAGTTAATAAAAAAGCTATTAGAAAATACCTTCAAGAACAAGAGCTAAAACCTTATCAAGCAGAACTTATAAAAATGCAAAGTTATTTAGAAGAGAAAAATTTAAGAATGATAGTTTTATTTGAAGGCAGAGATGCAGCTGGAAAAGGTGGTACTATTAGAAGGATTGTTAGATATATGAATGAAAAGCATTATAGAGTGGTAGCTCTTGGAAAGCCAAGTGATGTTCAAAAAACTCAGTGGTATTTTCAACGATATGTAGAGCAATTTCCAAGAGGAGGAGAAATAGTTTTTTTTGATAGAAGTTGGTATAATAGAGCGATGGTAGAGCCTGTTTTTGGATTTTGTACGCCTGAGCAATATAGAGTTTTTATGCAAGAGTGTCCAATGTTTGAGAAATCTCTTGTAATGGAAGAGACTATATTAGTAAAAATATATCTTTCAATTTCAAAAGAAGAACAAGCAAGAAGATTTGAAAAACGAAGAAAAGACCCGCTTAGACAATGGAAGTTAAGTGAAATAGATTTACAAGCTCAGGATAAATGGGATGAATTTACAGAAATGAAATATAAAATGTTAAAAGCAACTCATACTCATTATGCTCCTTGGACCGTAATTAGAAGTGATAATAAACATCTTGCAAGAATAAATGCAATAAAGGTTATCTTAAATGCAGTTGATTATCCAAATAAAAACAAAGATTTAGATTATAGATATGATGATGGAATAGTTGTAAGTGGAGCGAGAGAAATTGAAATTATGGAAGCAGATAGAAAAAGAAGTGGAAAGTTTGTTAGTTAA
- a CDS encoding polyprenyl synthetase family protein, which translates to MNFLDILDKRFEKYEEYKDIKKGKGIRGKIITIINPNAKKLAAIVEGIHLASLLHDDVIDEADTRRGVKSINAKYGDFTAVMLGDIIYSTCFYDLVDFDKEVAKIISNAVRLLSEGELEDVKLSKNINLDKDKYMQMIYKKTASLIEASCKASAFLSNYDVEKFGTYGRNIGIAFQIIDDLLDITQDSKTIGKPSMHDFYEGKTTLPFIYLFEKVNDKEKEKLISLYKKKLSNDEIEWIRELMKKYGVLEKCYFEAKNLVEEAKDAIKDYKITKLENIADKIVERKY; encoded by the coding sequence ATGAATTTTTTAGATATATTAGATAAAAGATTTGAAAAATATGAAGAATATAAAGATATAAAAAAAGGCAAAGGAATAAGAGGGAAAATTATTACAATAATTAATCCTAATGCTAAAAAACTTGCTGCAATAGTAGAGGGGATTCATCTTGCAAGTTTGCTTCATGATGATGTAATAGATGAAGCTGACACAAGAAGAGGAGTAAAATCTATTAATGCAAAATATGGAGATTTTACAGCTGTAATGCTTGGAGATATTATTTATTCGACTTGTTTTTATGATTTAGTAGATTTTGATAAAGAAGTTGCTAAAATTATTTCAAATGCTGTTAGATTATTATCAGAAGGCGAGCTTGAAGATGTAAAACTTAGTAAAAATATTAATTTAGATAAAGATAAATATATGCAAATGATTTATAAAAAAACTGCAAGTTTAATTGAAGCAAGTTGTAAAGCCAGTGCATTTTTATCAAATTATGATGTAGAAAAATTTGGTACTTATGGAAGAAATATTGGAATAGCTTTTCAGATTATAGATGATTTGTTAGATATAACACAAGATTCTAAAACTATTGGAAAACCATCAATGCATGACTTTTATGAAGGTAAAACCACTTTGCCTTTTATATATCTTTTTGAAAAAGTAAATGATAAAGAAAAAGAAAAATTAATATCTCTTTATAAAAAGAAATTATCTAATGATGAAATTGAATGGATAAGAGAATTAATGAAAAAATATGGTGTTTTAGAAAAATGTTATTTCGAAGCAAAAAATTTAGTTGAAGAAGCAAAAGATGCTATTAAAGATTATAAAATAACTAAACTTGAAAACATAGCAGATAAAATAGTTGAAAGAAAATATTAA
- a CDS encoding 2OG-Fe(II) oxygenase: MNESIRKTILHNPTDKLRELFHKRINKYKNDIEKFFGVSLLKGTDIQILEYKEGGHYNCHADNASVIMKNNHIVGYKVVRSERKLTTLLFLNEDFLGGEIEFCHLRYYNNKRVILKPKIGMMIVFPSHGLFAHKVFEVKKGKRFAIVKWWDVI; encoded by the coding sequence TTGAATGAAAGTATTAGAAAAACTATTTTGCATAATCCAACAGATAAGCTAAGAGAATTATTTCATAAAAGAATAAATAAATATAAAAATGATATTGAAAAATTTTTTGGAGTTTCTTTATTAAAGGGTACAGATATTCAAATATTAGAATATAAAGAAGGAGGACATTATAATTGTCATGCTGATAATGCGAGTGTTATAATGAAAAATAATCATATTGTTGGGTATAAAGTTGTAAGAAGTGAAAGAAAATTAACAACTCTTCTTTTTTTAAATGAAGATTTTTTAGGAGGAGAGATTGAATTTTGTCATTTGAGGTATTATAATAATAAAAGAGTTATTTTAAAACCGAAAATAGGAATGATGATAGTATTTCCATCACATGGACTTTTTGCTCATAAAGTTTTTGAGGTAAAAAAAGGAAAAAGATTTGCTATTGTTAAATGGTGGGATGTAATATGA
- the traF gene encoding conjugal transfer protein TraF has product MKKLIGICCISAIAFSFEFQPLGFRSIGIGGAGVASASGSAAAYYNPALLAKNRYTTEISLSTGIGIREINLINPIDKLANEDKLTETIDNIKNHAPFSGTNDKTDIEHIQDALKQLYKLSQGNGFEVLPTAEFSIQVSHFALGVYGIGDLSANAHIDRKHLYLIFKDEENGGYYYYYPKTDTYGATDKETYEKYSLEYALDNNLTYLNIKGIGIAEVPISYANTINANNIDISIGINLKYIQGYTYMNKIAIDSDEDTLRNSLTDNSKTSSTYGVDLGFLISKDDFKAGIVGKYLNSPKLKFYDGSEYTIKPMIRSGVAIDYNDFLTLAMDIDLTQNSTLIPGYKSQYIGGGIDLHQSWFSLRGGAMYNMAEDDEGLILTAGLGLGLKWFQLDIAGEMATKSGTYNGNSIPRYFKVNLALLSRWGG; this is encoded by the coding sequence ATGAAAAAATTAATAGGAATATGTTGTATAAGTGCTATAGCTTTTTCTTTTGAATTTCAACCTCTTGGTTTTAGGTCAATAGGAATAGGAGGAGCAGGAGTAGCTAGTGCAAGTGGAAGTGCTGCTGCTTATTATAATCCAGCATTACTTGCAAAAAATAGATATACAACAGAGATTAGTTTAAGTACCGGTATAGGAATAAGAGAAATAAATTTAATAAATCCAATTGATAAACTTGCAAATGAAGATAAATTAACTGAAACAATTGATAATATTAAAAATCATGCACCTTTTAGTGGTACTAATGATAAAACTGATATTGAACATATTCAAGACGCTTTAAAACAATTATATAAATTATCACAAGGAAATGGTTTTGAAGTTTTGCCAACAGCTGAATTTAGTATTCAAGTTTCACATTTTGCATTAGGTGTATATGGGATTGGTGATTTAAGCGCTAATGCTCATATTGATAGAAAACATTTATATTTAATATTTAAAGATGAGGAAAATGGAGGATACTATTATTATTATCCAAAAACAGATACATATGGAGCAACTGATAAAGAAACATATGAAAAATATTCATTAGAATATGCATTAGATAATAATTTAACTTATTTGAATATAAAAGGAATTGGAATTGCAGAAGTTCCAATTAGTTATGCAAATACTATAAATGCAAATAATATAGATATTAGTATAGGTATTAATTTGAAATATATTCAAGGTTATACTTATATGAATAAAATTGCTATTGATTCAGATGAAGATACTTTAAGAAATTCTTTAACAGACAATTCTAAAACTTCATCGACTTATGGAGTAGATTTAGGATTTTTAATTAGTAAAGATGATTTCAAAGCAGGAATTGTTGGAAAATATTTAAATTCTCCAAAATTAAAATTTTATGATGGGAGTGAATATACAATAAAGCCTATGATTAGAAGTGGTGTAGCTATTGATTATAATGATTTTTTAACATTAGCTATGGATATAGATTTAACACAAAACTCTACTTTAATTCCAGGTTATAAATCTCAATATATTGGTGGAGGTATAGACTTGCATCAAAGTTGGTTTAGTTTAAGAGGGGGTGCAATGTATAATATGGCAGAAGATGATGAAGGATTGATTTTAACTGCTGGATTAGGTCTCGGTCTTAAATGGTTTCAGCTAGATATAGCTGGAGAAATGGCTACTAAATCAGGAACATATAATGGAAATTCTATTCCAAGATACTTTAAAGTAAATTTAGCTCTTCTTTCAAGGTGGGGAGGATAA
- a CDS encoding YchJ family protein has protein sequence MKISKNSKCPCGSGLKYKNCCLKYHKGANPKNALCLMKSRYSAYAVGDYKYIIKTTHKISPYYEKNMQKWIESIRDFSKSDFKKLEIIDFVENENEAFVEFRAYIDDFIMQERSYFIKEDKWYYVKGVENENK, from the coding sequence ATGAAAATTTCTAAAAATTCAAAATGTCCTTGCGGAAGTGGCTTAAAATATAAAAATTGTTGTTTAAAATATCATAAAGGAGCTAATCCTAAAAATGCTTTATGTTTAATGAAAAGTAGATATTCTGCTTATGCAGTGGGTGATTATAAATATATTATAAAAACTACTCATAAAATTTCTCCCTATTATGAAAAAAATATGCAAAAATGGATAGAAAGTATAAGAGATTTTTCAAAAAGTGATTTTAAAAAATTAGAAATTATAGATTTTGTAGAAAATGAAAATGAAGCATTTGTTGAATTTAGAGCTTATATTGATGATTTTATAATGCAAGAGAGAAGTTATTTTATTAAAGAAGATAAGTGGTATTATGTAAAAGGGGTCGAAAATGAAAATAAATAG
- the ychF gene encoding redox-regulated ATPase YchF, with product MKVGIVGLPNVGKSTTFNALTKTQNAEAANFPFCTIEPNKAVVPVPDERIEALAKIVKPERIQYSTIEFVDIAGLVKGASKGEGLGNQFLANIRETDIILHMVRCFDDPNVIHVENSVDPIRDVEIIEQELLYADIQTLEKRINRLTKQAKGSKEAKAQLEIAEDLMEWLADGNPVSTYPKKDEDGFKILERELNFLTNKEIFYGANVDEDGLAEDNEYVKALKEYAAKHNREVIKLCAKIEEEMVDMSDEERHEFLESLGAKESGLEQIIKKAYEKLNLISYFTAGKVEVRSWTIVKGTKAPQAAGVIHTDFEKGFIRAEVISYEDFIKYGGEQGAKEAGKMRLEGKDYVVQDGDIMHFRFNV from the coding sequence ATGAAAGTTGGAATTGTTGGACTTCCAAATGTTGGAAAATCTACTACATTTAATGCACTAACTAAAACTCAAAACGCAGAAGCTGCTAATTTTCCATTTTGTACAATTGAGCCTAATAAAGCTGTTGTGCCAGTACCAGATGAGAGAATAGAAGCTCTTGCAAAAATAGTAAAACCTGAGAGAATTCAATATTCAACAATAGAATTTGTAGATATTGCTGGGCTTGTTAAAGGTGCAAGCAAAGGAGAAGGACTTGGAAATCAGTTTTTAGCAAATATACGTGAGACAGACATTATTTTACATATGGTAAGATGTTTTGATGACCCAAATGTTATTCATGTTGAAAATAGTGTTGACCCAATTAGAGATGTTGAAATAATTGAACAAGAATTACTTTATGCAGATATTCAAACGCTTGAAAAGAGAATAAATAGACTAACTAAACAAGCAAAAGGAAGTAAAGAAGCAAAAGCTCAACTTGAAATTGCTGAGGATTTAATGGAGTGGTTAGCTGATGGAAATCCTGTTAGTACTTATCCTAAAAAAGATGAAGATGGATTTAAAATTTTAGAGCGTGAACTTAACTTTTTAACAAATAAAGAGATTTTTTATGGAGCAAATGTGGATGAGGATGGATTAGCTGAGGATAATGAATATGTAAAAGCTCTAAAAGAATATGCAGCTAAACATAATAGAGAAGTAATAAAACTTTGTGCAAAAATTGAAGAAGAGATGGTTGATATGAGTGATGAAGAAAGACATGAATTTTTAGAGAGTCTTGGAGCAAAAGAGAGTGGGTTAGAGCAAATCATTAAAAAAGCATATGAAAAATTAAATTTAATAAGTTATTTTACTGCAGGAAAAGTAGAAGTTAGAAGCTGGACAATAGTTAAAGGGACAAAAGCACCGCAAGCAGCAGGAGTAATTCATACAGATTTTGAAAAAGGATTTATTAGAGCGGAGGTTATTAGTTATGAAGATTTTATTAAATATGGTGGCGAACAGGGTGCAAAAGAGGCTGGAAAAATGAGGCTTGAAGGTAAAGATTATGTTGTCCAGGATGGAGATATTATGCATTTTAGGTTTAATGTGTAA
- the recR gene encoding recombination mediator RecR, with product MKDLKSIQNLIEILEELPSIGKKSATRLALSLAKDKFKALKLANAIEEVVSKVSECKECGNFSEHEICEICDNPNRDKTLAIVETPKDIMIIEESGVYNGYYFVLNHLDDENLQKIREIIKNKNIKEIIFAFPPSIESEARCLYLEDKLKDLEVEFSQIAQGVPTGVHFENVDINSLAKAIKLRFKISS from the coding sequence ATGAAAGATTTAAAAAGTATTCAAAATTTAATAGAAATTTTAGAAGAATTACCAAGTATAGGAAAAAAAAGTGCCACAAGACTTGCCCTTAGTTTAGCAAAAGATAAATTTAAAGCTTTAAAACTTGCTAATGCAATAGAAGAAGTAGTAAGCAAAGTTAGTGAATGTAAGGAGTGTGGAAATTTTAGCGAACATGAAATATGTGAAATTTGCGATAATCCAAATAGAGATAAAACATTAGCAATAGTAGAAACACCAAAAGATATAATGATTATTGAAGAAAGTGGCGTTTATAATGGGTATTATTTTGTATTAAATCATCTTGATGATGAAAATTTACAAAAAATAAGAGAAATAATAAAAAATAAAAATATTAAAGAAATAATTTTTGCATTTCCACCATCAATTGAAAGTGAAGCAAGGTGTTTATATTTAGAAGACAAACTAAAAGATTTAGAAGTTGAGTTTTCACAAATTGCCCAAGGTGTACCAACGGGAGTTCATTTTGAAAATGTAGACATTAATTCTCTTGCAAAGGCTATAAAACTTAGATTTAAAATCTCTTCTTAA